A window of Paenibacillus sp. 19GGS1-52 contains these coding sequences:
- a CDS encoding LysM peptidoglycan-binding domain-containing protein, giving the protein MKIHIVKTGDTLYLLSQKYGVPLEKIIEANPQISNPNVLAIGDKVKIPSAPVPVPDNSEVYYKHTVKQGDTLWKLSKAWGIPLKEMIEANPQLKNPNALMTGEVVNIPKKATSLPVQSSDLPPNASNAANNVDKTQIGGKTYTGPIEEPVETATPAPIPAPVNIPKPTPNVAAEVTPAPVPVPLPNKPAEVSPIHEKMVTETQSLYVQISVPAQEAVSYHTMPKAEVQPVSFEPKVTPCNKTAGYPGLMENPNFYDCPPAYPFYEPLSNMNINTAPNFMQPAFYVPDCMSPYYYPENIHPLNNIPESWHSNASPNVSGMNPNTEYPAYVSPQYTGQSPNLPWPSCGCGGNTQLQPYSYEMPMYNNFPGYVQPNAYSPYGIGMPQMPNQGLVPTAPLGAFGGAAISNIPSYPQYPGIDNYGQHNRVPEIQEPEPIVQEIQQAAGVVSSEATVLEGNVKGKSSGPNNKGPKAKTSSQKSKPNKTTSKSQHSNQSKQTNAAKRSRNPWISN; this is encoded by the coding sequence GTGAAAATACACATTGTTAAAACAGGCGATACATTATATCTACTATCGCAAAAGTATGGGGTGCCGCTGGAAAAAATAATTGAGGCTAACCCACAAATCAGTAATCCGAATGTGCTGGCTATTGGTGACAAGGTCAAAATACCCTCGGCGCCCGTACCAGTGCCTGACAACAGTGAAGTCTACTACAAGCACACAGTCAAACAAGGAGATACCTTGTGGAAATTATCCAAAGCATGGGGGATTCCTCTGAAGGAAATGATAGAAGCCAATCCACAACTGAAGAATCCAAATGCTTTAATGACAGGGGAAGTAGTCAATATTCCTAAAAAGGCAACATCCTTGCCGGTTCAGTCGAGTGACCTACCACCTAATGCTTCTAACGCTGCTAATAATGTCGACAAAACACAGATTGGGGGTAAGACTTATACTGGGCCAATAGAGGAACCTGTAGAAACGGCTACGCCAGCACCAATTCCGGCACCTGTTAATATACCTAAACCTACACCAAATGTAGCAGCAGAGGTTACCCCTGCTCCTGTACCCGTTCCTCTTCCGAATAAGCCAGCGGAAGTGTCTCCGATTCATGAGAAGATGGTTACGGAGACACAGAGCTTATACGTACAAATCTCAGTACCTGCACAAGAAGCAGTTTCCTACCATACAATGCCGAAAGCTGAGGTCCAACCAGTATCATTTGAGCCCAAGGTAACCCCATGCAACAAAACTGCAGGATATCCGGGGCTGATGGAAAATCCCAATTTTTACGATTGCCCGCCCGCTTATCCGTTTTATGAACCTCTTTCTAATATGAATATCAATACTGCCCCTAACTTTATGCAGCCGGCATTTTATGTACCGGATTGCATGTCACCATACTACTATCCGGAAAATATCCATCCGCTAAATAATATTCCCGAGTCGTGGCATTCTAACGCTTCTCCCAACGTATCGGGCATGAATCCTAACACCGAGTATCCTGCTTATGTGAGCCCGCAGTACACAGGACAGTCGCCTAACCTGCCTTGGCCATCTTGTGGATGTGGGGGAAACACACAACTCCAACCATATTCATATGAGATGCCTATGTATAATAATTTCCCTGGATATGTGCAGCCTAATGCATATTCTCCTTATGGAATAGGGATGCCTCAGATGCCTAATCAGGGATTAGTTCCTACAGCTCCTCTAGGTGCATTCGGGGGGGCCGCAATTTCAAATATTCCTTCATATCCTCAGTATCCTGGTATAGATAATTACGGTCAGCATAATCGTGTACCTGAAATCCAAGAACCGGAACCTATCGTGCAGGAAATTCAGCAGGCCGCTGGGGTGGTTAGTTCCGAGGCAACTGTATTAGAAGGTAACGTTAAGGGGAAGAGTAGTGGACCAAACAATAAAGGACCTAAAGCGAAAACCTCAAGTCAGAAAAGCAAACCAAACAAAACCACATCCAAATCTCAACACTCTAACCAAAGTAAGCAAACCAATGCTGCCAAAAGAAGCCGTAATCCATGGATATCTAATTAA